Proteins encoded in a region of the Candidatus Moanabacter tarae genome:
- the dxs gene encoding 1-deoxy-D-xylulose-5-phosphate synthase translates to MAILHEINEPSDIRKLTQHELVKLADEIREELIEVTSVNGGHLGPNLGVVELTLALHRVFDSPRDKFTFDVSHQGYVHKLLTGRQGDGFKNIRMTGGVSGFLCRTESAHDSYGAGHAGTGLSAAIGMAVARDIRGSDEHVVAVVGDAGLTCGITMEALNNVAIHTKRLIVVINDNKWSISPNVGAISKYLNELITNPIYNRIDQDVSKFLEKLPGGESLIKIGKKAKKEAKELFVPSSLFENYGLRYLGPIEGNDLEAVTHYLEFCKNCDRPVVLHIMTTKGKGYEPALKDPEKFHGPSPFNITTGKSKPGKPGGPPKFQDVFGRAMVRFAKEDSKVVGITAAMSAGTSLNMLREASPKQFFDVGMAEEHAVLFAAGLATQGFRPVCAIYSTMLQRAYDPIIHDVGVQNLPVTFCMDRAGLSPQDGPTHHGLFDIAYLRCIPGTVVMQPKDEDELVDMLWTSLYTSDPTFVRYPRGEASGVTIKDDPQYIDIGKAEVLREGKELVFWALGPWVQEALKLADRLEVEEGISAGVVNARFAKPIDLELLMQHASKMELIVTIEDHVSKGGFGSSVLEALNESSCEIPVEIVGWPDRFVDHGSSVGDLRAVNDLDNNSIFNRILKRLNQISVPRERATLAH, encoded by the coding sequence ATGGCAATCCTACATGAAATAAATGAACCCTCGGATATTAGAAAGCTTACTCAGCACGAGTTGGTTAAGTTAGCTGATGAAATCCGTGAAGAACTTATCGAAGTAACGTCTGTGAATGGGGGTCATTTGGGCCCCAATCTGGGAGTGGTAGAACTCACTCTTGCCTTGCACCGGGTGTTCGACTCCCCGCGAGACAAATTCACTTTTGATGTTTCCCATCAGGGCTATGTCCACAAGCTTCTAACTGGACGGCAAGGAGACGGTTTTAAGAATATTCGGATGACGGGGGGGGTAAGTGGTTTCCTCTGTCGAACGGAGAGTGCTCACGACAGTTATGGTGCGGGGCATGCAGGAACCGGGCTTTCCGCTGCTATTGGAATGGCGGTGGCACGAGATATCAGAGGGAGTGATGAGCACGTTGTAGCCGTGGTTGGCGATGCGGGATTAACCTGTGGAATCACTATGGAAGCCCTTAATAATGTGGCGATTCACACTAAGCGGCTCATCGTCGTAATAAATGACAACAAGTGGTCTATCTCGCCGAATGTTGGGGCTATATCAAAGTATCTCAATGAGTTGATCACCAATCCAATTTACAACCGTATCGATCAGGATGTCAGTAAGTTCCTGGAAAAATTGCCTGGTGGTGAATCCCTTATAAAAATCGGGAAAAAGGCAAAAAAAGAGGCCAAAGAGTTGTTTGTACCATCGTCACTTTTCGAAAACTACGGACTGCGCTACCTTGGTCCAATTGAGGGGAATGATCTAGAAGCGGTTACCCACTACCTCGAATTCTGTAAGAATTGTGACCGTCCGGTTGTTCTCCACATCATGACCACAAAAGGAAAGGGTTACGAACCGGCGTTGAAAGATCCGGAAAAATTCCATGGTCCGAGCCCCTTTAATATTACAACAGGTAAGAGCAAGCCGGGAAAACCAGGAGGTCCGCCCAAATTTCAGGACGTTTTTGGGAGGGCTATGGTCCGATTTGCAAAAGAGGACTCGAAAGTGGTGGGAATAACGGCTGCTATGTCGGCGGGAACCAGTTTGAATATGCTGCGCGAAGCCTCCCCAAAACAATTTTTTGATGTGGGGATGGCGGAAGAGCATGCTGTGCTGTTTGCGGCTGGATTAGCGACCCAAGGATTTCGACCGGTTTGTGCCATCTACTCAACAATGCTGCAGCGGGCCTACGATCCGATCATTCACGATGTTGGCGTCCAAAACCTTCCAGTGACATTTTGTATGGACCGGGCTGGACTATCTCCCCAGGACGGTCCGACTCATCATGGTCTTTTCGATATAGCTTATTTACGATGCATACCGGGTACGGTTGTGATGCAGCCCAAGGACGAAGACGAATTAGTGGACATGCTTTGGACGAGCCTTTATACATCCGATCCGACTTTTGTTCGTTATCCGCGTGGGGAGGCTTCAGGTGTGACTATAAAAGATGACCCCCAATATATTGATATTGGCAAGGCCGAGGTTCTAAGGGAGGGGAAAGAGCTTGTTTTTTGGGCTCTAGGTCCTTGGGTTCAGGAAGCTCTCAAATTAGCGGATCGATTGGAAGTTGAAGAAGGGATTTCAGCCGGTGTAGTCAATGCCAGGTTCGCTAAACCAATCGATCTTGAGCTTCTTATGCAGCACGCCAGTAAGATGGAACTGATCGTGACAATAGAAGATCATGTTTCAAAAGGAGGCTTTGGTTCCTCTGTCTTGGAAGCTCTCAATGAGTCCTCCTGTGAAATTCCTGTTGAGATTGTTGGATGGCCTGACCGTTTTGTTGATCATGGGAGTTCTGTCGGTGATCTACGTGCTGTTAACGACCTCGACAATAATTCGATCTTCAATCGTATCCTGAAGCGCTTGAACCAAATTTCTGTGCCTCGTGAAAGGGCGACATTGGCCCATTAA
- the spsI_2 gene encoding Bifunctional IPC transferase and DIPP synthase, with amino-acid sequence MIAIIYKFPGDAWVQLGGMSVLERNLRSLDKINIEKVRIVLPPGEYPPTISIPRPLGIKQEIVHEKLVENNLLSTLGVAFPKNSESALIFHANLLTDPRIFIFLAGLNCAFFSLDPDATTPQKNWRIALLRFKDLEKVDELWEKVDLITQNDIASYDTEVRGEVDPYCLGINSPEKLHQGWEILIRRSQKRPGDFIEKYVHPDIQNWIVKRICDTSITPNQISFIVIACAVAGAILFYHGLFLIAWILAFSATILDGVDGKLARVKLMTSKLGKFEHIFDYFGENAWYLCLARNLALTSGPSAWLCGIAISACDTVDRIIAAFFEKRMKITLDEYSLFDRDFRLIGGRKTIYLFFLLVGFFSDSLYSALKISLAWAIFTVFIHATRSFWHFRRAPRVGTISAIPEQAKSSSDGTGT; translated from the coding sequence ATGATAGCGATAATTTATAAGTTCCCCGGGGATGCCTGGGTTCAACTTGGTGGAATGTCCGTCCTTGAGCGGAACCTGCGGTCGCTCGATAAAATCAACATTGAAAAAGTACGAATCGTCCTTCCTCCCGGAGAGTATCCACCAACGATATCCATTCCAAGGCCCCTCGGAATAAAACAAGAGATTGTCCACGAAAAACTAGTCGAGAATAACCTACTTTCTACGTTAGGAGTGGCATTCCCAAAGAATTCCGAGTCTGCGTTGATCTTTCACGCTAACTTACTAACAGACCCCAGGATTTTTATCTTCTTAGCAGGCTTGAACTGTGCATTTTTTTCCCTAGATCCAGACGCAACAACACCGCAAAAAAATTGGAGGATCGCCCTACTAAGATTTAAAGACCTGGAAAAGGTGGATGAACTGTGGGAAAAGGTAGATCTAATAACTCAAAACGATATAGCCAGCTATGACACCGAAGTCCGCGGGGAAGTCGATCCTTACTGTCTAGGTATAAATAGTCCCGAAAAACTGCACCAAGGCTGGGAGATCCTCATACGGAGATCGCAGAAACGGCCAGGTGATTTCATTGAGAAATACGTCCATCCCGACATACAAAACTGGATTGTCAAAAGGATCTGCGACACCTCGATAACTCCGAATCAGATCTCTTTCATTGTCATCGCCTGCGCTGTAGCTGGCGCAATCCTATTCTATCATGGACTTTTTCTTATCGCATGGATTTTGGCATTTTCAGCAACAATACTTGACGGCGTAGATGGCAAACTCGCACGTGTTAAACTGATGACTTCCAAGCTTGGTAAGTTTGAGCATATTTTTGATTACTTTGGTGAAAACGCTTGGTACCTCTGTCTAGCAAGAAATCTTGCTCTTACCTCCGGGCCCTCTGCATGGCTCTGTGGTATTGCCATTTCAGCCTGCGACACCGTGGATCGAATTATTGCCGCCTTCTTTGAAAAAAGAATGAAAATAACGCTTGACGAATATTCACTGTTCGACCGCGACTTTCGACTGATTGGGGGCCGCAAAACCATATACCTTTTTTTCCTTCTGGTCGGTTTTTTTTCCGACTCCCTCTATTCTGCTCTTAAAATTTCATTAGCCTGGGCAATCTTCACTGTCTTCATACACGCAACCAGAAGCTTCTGGCATTTCCGGAGAGCACCAAGGGTTGGTACCATCTCAGCCATACCTGAACAGGCCAAGTCTTCTTCAGATGGAACGGGGACATAG